In the genome of Terribacillus sp. FSL K6-0262, one region contains:
- a CDS encoding DNA repair exonuclease, translating to MQPKLTFIHAADLHLDSQMEGLTAAHPAMKKRLQESTFESLRRLVQCAIDNSVDFVLLAGDIFDSNRQSLKALVALREACRELQKHRIEVYIQYGNHDFTGKQPMMIYPENVHIFKTEKVETFLYEKNGEPAAAIHGFSYTTRHIKSRKAQDYKARGTGIYQIGMLHGSIATGSAADVYAPFGIDELKRTGFDYWALGHIHKREILSEQPPIAYPGNIQGRHRKEAGEKGCYLVELEGHTCSMTFVPLQDLRFEEVVFDMEGGLALYDAEKALMELCLKWEKAFGAGVLHVTFRGPAHQVVAWEQEDRLEELLDIVNEQQQNLGSQLVLASYDIQASLDVKQEQFRQRSDFTAALLSTSFQPDEMRDSLEELLRNRQFRKIKQSYSESELQEMLEEAKQLLLQTLLEVE from the coding sequence ATGCAGCCAAAATTAACATTCATCCATGCTGCCGACCTGCATTTGGATAGTCAAATGGAGGGGCTGACTGCTGCACATCCCGCGATGAAAAAACGTCTGCAGGAGAGCACATTCGAATCCTTGAGAAGGCTGGTACAATGCGCCATCGATAATAGCGTTGATTTCGTCCTGCTTGCAGGGGATATTTTCGATTCCAACAGACAATCCTTAAAAGCGCTCGTTGCTTTGCGGGAAGCTTGCAGGGAGCTGCAAAAGCATCGGATCGAAGTGTATATACAGTATGGCAACCATGATTTTACAGGAAAGCAGCCGATGATGATCTATCCGGAAAATGTACATATTTTCAAGACTGAAAAAGTGGAAACTTTCCTATATGAAAAGAATGGAGAGCCGGCAGCTGCCATTCATGGATTCAGTTATACAACCAGGCATATCAAATCAAGAAAGGCGCAGGATTATAAAGCAAGGGGCACAGGAATATATCAGATTGGAATGCTCCATGGCAGCATTGCCACAGGCAGTGCTGCGGATGTCTATGCACCCTTCGGCATAGATGAATTGAAGCGCACTGGCTTTGATTATTGGGCATTGGGGCATATTCACAAGCGGGAGATATTATCTGAGCAGCCGCCGATTGCCTATCCAGGCAATATCCAGGGCAGGCACCGCAAAGAGGCTGGGGAAAAGGGCTGCTACTTGGTGGAGTTGGAGGGACACACCTGCTCCATGACTTTTGTACCTTTGCAGGACCTGCGATTTGAGGAAGTGGTGTTTGACATGGAGGGAGGCTTGGCATTATATGACGCGGAAAAGGCTTTGATGGAGCTATGCCTGAAATGGGAAAAAGCGTTCGGGGCGGGTGTTCTGCACGTGACCTTCCGAGGGCCGGCCCATCAGGTGGTGGCTTGGGAGCAGGAGGATAGACTGGAAGAGCTGCTTGACATCGTGAATGAACAGCAGCAGAACCTCGGCAGCCAGCTCGTCCTGGCAAGTTATGATATCCAGGCCTCCCTTGACGTGAAGCAGGAGCAATTCCGGCAGCGCAGCGATTTTACAGCTGCATTGCTCAGCACTTCCTTTCAGCCGGATGAGATGAGGGACAGCTTGGAGGAGCTGCTGAGAAATCGTCAGTTCCGTAAAATCAAGCAGTCCTATTCGGAAAGTGAATTGCAGGAGATGCTGGAGGAGGCGAAACAATTGCTGCTTCAGACTTTATTGGAGGTGGAATGA
- a CDS encoding YlbF family regulator encodes MANMYDHAYDLEKAIRESEEFKGLKAAYDTVMNDSSSKQMFENFRNIQLELQQKQMQGQEITEEEVQKAQSVVQVVQQNEQIAKLMEQEQRLNVAINDISRIITKPLEELYGQPDMQ; translated from the coding sequence ATGGCTAATATGTACGATCATGCGTATGACTTAGAAAAAGCAATTCGTGAAAGTGAAGAATTCAAAGGCTTGAAAGCCGCTTATGATACGGTAATGAACGATTCATCTTCCAAGCAGATGTTCGAAAACTTCCGTAACATCCAGCTGGAATTGCAGCAAAAACAAATGCAGGGACAGGAAATCACCGAAGAAGAAGTACAAAAAGCACAAAGCGTCGTGCAAGTTGTGCAGCAGAACGAACAGATTGCAAAATTAATGGAGCAGGAACAGCGCTTGAATGTCGCAATCAACGATATCAGCCGCATCATCACGAAGCCTCTGGAAGAGCTTTACGGACAGCCTGACATGCAGTAA
- a CDS encoding DUF445 family protein, with protein MILSMAIIGALIGGATNYLAIKMLFKPHRAIYIGRWRLPFTPGLIPKRRNDLARSLGKTVTEHLLTPQGMQARLIDEGFRMKVNIWVKREVLRFIRSDRTPRQLLSDLNITVDINDLHEKTAGFLSRQLEKQTDKELGSLLPIELKEKTELAAGRAASHIQQMLLAYVDSYDGRRKIQELVQNFLQGRGFLGSMLSSFMDPNSAVDKIQPVIMESIGAEGTYRWLHQLLAGEMDKLLSKKVGEVTEAIGVDMVDDAIHQLIRKSIPFDELLDTPIHVYMENAEDKVVEDKLTVLVRRILRRLADQVPVIMEQLELSKMVEKEVSGFPLERVEELVLAISNKEFKLITYLGFLLGGLIGIVQGVIALFI; from the coding sequence TTGATTTTATCCATGGCGATTATCGGGGCGCTGATTGGCGGAGCCACGAATTACTTGGCTATCAAGATGCTGTTCAAGCCTCATCGCGCCATTTATATAGGAAGATGGCGGCTGCCCTTTACACCAGGATTGATCCCAAAACGCAGGAATGATTTGGCTCGTTCGCTTGGGAAGACTGTAACAGAGCATTTGCTTACCCCTCAAGGGATGCAGGCGAGGTTGATTGACGAAGGCTTCCGGATGAAGGTGAATATATGGGTGAAACGGGAAGTGCTTCGATTCATTCGTTCTGATCGTACACCAAGGCAGCTGCTTTCTGATTTAAATATAACGGTTGATATAAACGATCTGCATGAGAAGACAGCTGGTTTCTTAAGCAGACAGCTTGAAAAGCAGACTGATAAAGAGCTTGGTAGCTTATTGCCGATTGAATTGAAGGAAAAGACAGAGCTGGCAGCCGGGCGGGCTGCTTCTCATATTCAGCAGATGCTGCTTGCTTATGTTGACAGCTATGATGGCCGGCGGAAGATACAGGAGCTGGTTCAGAACTTTCTCCAAGGCAGGGGCTTTTTAGGCAGCATGCTGTCTTCTTTCATGGATCCAAACAGTGCCGTTGACAAGATTCAGCCTGTGATCATGGAATCAATCGGTGCTGAAGGTACTTATCGCTGGCTGCATCAGCTGCTTGCCGGAGAAATGGATAAACTGTTGAGCAAAAAAGTAGGTGAAGTGACCGAAGCAATCGGTGTGGATATGGTGGATGATGCAATCCATCAACTGATAAGGAAGTCGATACCATTTGATGAGCTGCTCGATACACCGATTCATGTGTATATGGAAAATGCAGAGGATAAAGTGGTGGAGGACAAGCTGACAGTACTGGTACGGCGTATTCTCCGTCGCCTCGCTGATCAAGTGCCTGTGATCATGGAGCAATTGGAGCTCTCCAAGATGGTCGAAAAAGAAGTGTCCGGTTTTCCGCTGGAACGAGTCGAGGAGCTTGTTCTGGCCATCTCCAATAAAGAATTCAAGCTGATCACTTATCTTGGTTTCCTGTTGGGGGGCCTCATCGGAATCGTTCAAGGAGTCATTGCGCTCTTTATCTGA
- a CDS encoding helix-turn-helix domain-containing protein produces the protein MLEELEKLISGIVKTNSFDGLDTDRYHWFRMEDGETIGLPAEKLSERELALLYHIGSPVTLPNESNTDTAWYQLLHGEAKADGLMQSQLYADGCRFIFFSIEGQTKAASFREAMDNLTDNPLAYIWFTKHTGVIIESRQKEPIFYEEAVDMLMYDLSASIRLFISPWLPSVEEAAKQYEWLLATFQQLPSHTAKHVLYFQEAVPLLLHALLPDNDRENIARHILQGLDEDDELLRTVRMYFACNQNLTLTAKKLYIHRNSLNYRLDKLTEKTGLDIRKFQDAFALFWALHNLP, from the coding sequence ATGCTTGAAGAACTGGAAAAACTAATTTCAGGTATCGTAAAAACAAACAGTTTTGATGGCCTTGATACAGATCGATACCATTGGTTCCGAATGGAGGATGGCGAAACCATCGGTCTGCCTGCTGAGAAGCTGAGTGAACGAGAGCTCGCTTTGCTTTATCATATCGGTTCACCCGTCACTTTACCGAACGAAAGCAATACGGATACAGCTTGGTATCAGCTGCTGCACGGGGAAGCAAAAGCAGATGGATTGATGCAAAGCCAGCTTTATGCGGACGGCTGCCGCTTCATTTTTTTCAGCATAGAAGGCCAAACGAAAGCAGCATCCTTCCGGGAGGCAATGGATAACTTGACCGATAATCCGCTTGCCTATATTTGGTTCACCAAACACACTGGCGTGATAATCGAAAGCCGCCAGAAAGAACCTATTTTTTATGAAGAAGCCGTCGACATGCTTATGTATGACTTATCAGCTTCCATCCGCCTATTCATCAGTCCTTGGCTGCCTTCCGTGGAGGAGGCAGCCAAGCAATATGAATGGCTCCTTGCCACATTCCAGCAATTGCCCTCCCATACCGCCAAACATGTACTATATTTTCAGGAAGCTGTTCCTCTATTGTTACATGCGCTGCTGCCAGACAATGATCGTGAAAATATCGCGCGGCACATTTTGCAAGGACTGGATGAGGATGACGAGCTGCTGCGGACAGTGCGTATGTATTTCGCCTGCAACCAGAACCTGACCTTGACCGCCAAGAAGCTTTACATACATCGCAATAGCTTGAATTACCGCTTGGATAAGCTGACAGAAAAAACCGGCCTCGACATCCGGAAATTCCAGGATGCCTTTGCCCTTTTCTGGGCGCTCCATAATCTTCCATAA
- a CDS encoding alpha/beta-type small acid-soluble spore protein: protein MANNNSNQLVVPGVQQAIDQMKYEIAQEFGVTLGGNETSRANGSVGGEITKRLVASAQSQLSGGQF from the coding sequence ATGGCGAACAACAATTCAAACCAATTGGTAGTACCAGGCGTACAACAAGCAATCGATCAAATGAAATACGAAATCGCACAAGAGTTCGGAGTGACTCTAGGCGGTAACGAAACTTCTCGTGCTAACGGTTCTGTTGGTGGAGAGATCACGAAACGTCTTGTAGCTTCTGCTCAGTCTCAGCTTAGCGGCGGTCAATTCTAA
- the fumC gene encoding class II fumarate hydratase yields the protein MEFRMEKDTIGEIQVPADKFWGAQTQRSKENFPIGTERMPKEIVYAFALLKKSAAKANHDLGLLEKDKSDAIGFAADRIMNGELDEHFPLVVWQTGSGTQSNMNVNEVIAFVGNKWLEEQGKEARLHPNDDVNKSQSSNDTYPTALHIAAMTQLEDTVLPALNKLKTTMKEKSEAYQDIVKIGRTHLQDATPLTLGQEISGWHRMLEKSEQMIKTSLPYVQELAIGGTAVGTGLNAHPDFSEKVCHELSVATGKEFRSAANKFHALTSHDEIVYAHGALKGLAADMMKIANDVRWLASGPRCGIGEIEIPANEPGSSIMPGKVNPTQSEAVTMVAVQVMGNDAAIGFAASQGNFELNVFKPVIAYNFIQSAQLLADSMISFNDRCAIGLEPNREKIAKNLQDSLMLVTALNPHIGYENAAKIAKKAFAENTTLKEAAVASGLLTEEQFDSYIKPEEMTYPK from the coding sequence ATGGAATTTCGCATGGAAAAAGATACAATCGGAGAAATCCAAGTTCCTGCAGATAAGTTTTGGGGAGCACAAACGCAGCGCAGCAAGGAGAATTTTCCGATTGGTACAGAAAGAATGCCGAAGGAAATTGTATACGCTTTCGCTTTGCTGAAAAAAAGTGCTGCAAAGGCAAACCATGACTTGGGTTTGCTTGAGAAAGATAAAAGTGACGCTATCGGTTTTGCTGCCGATCGAATCATGAATGGGGAGCTGGATGAGCATTTTCCGCTGGTGGTCTGGCAGACAGGCAGCGGCACGCAATCCAATATGAATGTGAATGAAGTCATTGCTTTTGTCGGAAACAAGTGGCTGGAGGAACAAGGGAAAGAAGCGCGCCTGCATCCGAATGATGATGTGAATAAATCCCAAAGCTCAAACGATACTTACCCGACAGCTTTACATATAGCTGCTATGACACAGCTGGAAGATACCGTGCTGCCTGCCTTGAATAAGCTCAAAACAACAATGAAGGAGAAATCCGAAGCATATCAGGACATCGTGAAAATCGGGCGCACGCACCTCCAGGATGCAACTCCGCTTACGCTTGGACAGGAAATAAGCGGCTGGCATCGCATGCTGGAAAAATCAGAGCAGATGATCAAGACAAGCCTTCCGTATGTGCAGGAATTGGCAATTGGCGGAACAGCAGTCGGGACAGGCTTGAATGCACATCCTGACTTCTCTGAAAAAGTCTGTCATGAATTGTCCGTTGCCACAGGAAAGGAATTCCGATCGGCCGCAAATAAATTCCATGCTCTGACAAGCCATGATGAAATCGTGTATGCGCATGGAGCACTGAAGGGTCTGGCAGCAGATATGATGAAAATAGCCAATGATGTGCGCTGGCTGGCGAGCGGCCCGCGCTGTGGCATCGGCGAAATCGAAATCCCTGCCAATGAACCGGGAAGCTCCATCATGCCTGGTAAAGTGAACCCTACTCAAAGCGAAGCCGTTACAATGGTAGCTGTACAGGTGATGGGGAATGATGCAGCCATCGGTTTTGCAGCCAGCCAAGGGAACTTCGAGCTGAATGTATTCAAACCGGTCATTGCATACAACTTCATTCAATCTGCCCAGCTGCTTGCGGATAGTATGATATCCTTCAATGACCGCTGTGCGATCGGGCTGGAGCCGAATCGAGAAAAAATCGCAAAAAACCTTCAGGATTCTTTGATGCTCGTAACAGCTTTGAACCCGCATATCGGTTATGAAAATGCAGCAAAGATTGCCAAGAAAGCATTCGCTGAGAATACGACCCTGAAAGAAGCTGCGGTGGCAAGCGGATTGCTGACGGAAGAACAATTCGATTCCTATATCAAGCCGGAAGAGATGACCTATCCGAAGTAA
- a CDS encoding M15 family metallopeptidase, which translates to MKRLMLFAVLGAVLVAAGCQSEQTSQEQDTNENKTAEKQTENQQAEQNQEKEGTEKEQTADAKPDQHQVEADDVVGTIENPVTVDNPDSIEVVVNKTRKFPDGWEPKDLVEPDVPFYFDEHLEKRKLRKEAAEALEELFAASKKDGMELVAASGYRSEARQKEIYENNVATQGQEETDKVSSRPGRSEHQTGLAIDLTSAEMALALEETFIDTDEGKWLAEHAHEYGFIIRYPEGKSDITGYSYEPWHIRYVGKDLAKQIYEEGSTLEEHFQMKSDLKN; encoded by the coding sequence ATGAAGCGTTTGATGCTGTTTGCTGTGCTTGGCGCTGTATTAGTCGCAGCAGGATGTCAAAGCGAGCAAACCAGCCAGGAGCAAGATACGAATGAGAATAAGACGGCTGAGAAACAGACAGAAAATCAGCAGGCAGAGCAGAATCAGGAAAAAGAAGGAACCGAAAAGGAACAGACTGCTGATGCAAAGCCTGACCAGCATCAGGTGGAAGCTGATGATGTAGTGGGCACCATCGAAAACCCTGTGACAGTCGATAATCCTGATAGTATCGAGGTTGTCGTGAATAAAACAAGGAAGTTCCCCGATGGCTGGGAACCGAAGGATCTGGTCGAACCGGATGTACCGTTTTATTTTGATGAGCATCTGGAAAAGCGGAAGTTGCGCAAAGAGGCAGCCGAAGCATTGGAAGAGCTGTTTGCCGCTTCCAAGAAAGACGGTATGGAGCTGGTAGCAGCGAGCGGCTATAGATCGGAAGCAAGACAAAAGGAAATATACGAGAATAACGTTGCTACTCAAGGGCAGGAAGAAACGGATAAAGTATCGTCCAGGCCTGGGCGGAGTGAGCACCAGACAGGACTTGCCATCGATTTGACTTCTGCGGAGATGGCGCTTGCTCTGGAAGAAACATTCATCGACACGGATGAAGGGAAATGGCTGGCAGAGCATGCACATGAATATGGATTCATCATCCGCTATCCGGAAGGAAAGTCTGACATTACCGGTTATAGCTATGAACCATGGCATATCCGCTATGTCGGTAAGGATCTTGCAAAACAAATCTATGAAGAAGGATCGACATTGGAGGAGCATTTCCAAATGAAGTCCGATCTTAAGAACTGA
- a CDS encoding IDEAL domain-containing protein encodes MKKHKVVYRLQRTKGKRSYVKAKREISFEVKLATRLMLDEFYFTWNKNRLEAQINACIDNKDEERFRELSEAYRPYVLE; translated from the coding sequence ATGAAAAAGCATAAAGTTGTCTATCGTCTGCAAAGAACGAAGGGGAAGCGTTCTTATGTGAAAGCAAAGCGGGAGATTTCGTTTGAAGTGAAGCTGGCCACAAGACTTATGCTGGATGAATTTTACTTTACCTGGAACAAGAATAGACTGGAAGCCCAGATCAATGCATGCATCGATAATAAAGATGAGGAACGATTCAGGGAATTGAGTGAAGCTTATCGCCCTTATGTTCTGGAATGA
- a CDS encoding MFS transporter, with protein sequence MGEQNKSAGKSPKDMRWSIVSLASIPLIMTLGNSMLLPVLPLMEEELDITKLQSSFIITFYSIVAIIFIPIAGFLSDRFGRKAVILPSLVIAGAGGLIAGIFATGSESPYLWILIGRILQGVGVAGAAPVVLPLVGDMFDKEEDVSATLGIVETANTFGKVLSPVLGALLAGFLWYLPFYAIPVFCAISFLLVLFLIKRPKDDEKGNDFKTFMKNTKAAFHEHGGWLSATFLIGAILMFLLFGILFYLSTVLEEKYGMHGILKGAVLAIPLAALCLSSYLTGKWIKSNGRLMKWITFTGAVCAGVVTIALYFSKGIVFMMAVFLVAGVGIGAGLPCLDSLVTSNMEKDVRGTITSLLSAMRYVGVAAGPPAVAILLKADLIWLIVTFAGAALIAALLTLKFIKPPVPEEQRHNPVPHLH encoded by the coding sequence ATGGGTGAACAAAATAAATCGGCAGGTAAATCGCCGAAGGATATGCGCTGGTCAATTGTGTCGCTTGCATCGATCCCTTTGATCATGACACTTGGGAATTCCATGCTGCTGCCGGTGCTTCCATTGATGGAGGAGGAACTGGATATCACCAAACTCCAATCGAGCTTCATCATTACATTCTATTCGATTGTAGCCATCATATTCATTCCTATAGCCGGCTTTCTGTCTGATCGTTTCGGGCGCAAAGCTGTCATTCTTCCTTCATTGGTCATTGCCGGGGCAGGCGGACTTATAGCTGGAATTTTTGCCACCGGGAGTGAAAGTCCATACCTTTGGATTTTGATAGGGAGGATCCTGCAAGGAGTAGGGGTAGCCGGGGCAGCGCCGGTTGTCCTTCCGCTTGTCGGGGATATGTTCGATAAAGAGGAAGATGTCAGTGCCACACTCGGTATTGTCGAAACGGCCAACACCTTCGGAAAAGTATTAAGCCCTGTGCTTGGGGCGCTGCTGGCAGGTTTCCTTTGGTATCTGCCGTTTTATGCAATCCCTGTTTTTTGTGCAATTTCCTTTTTGCTTGTCCTCTTCCTTATCAAAAGGCCAAAAGACGATGAGAAAGGCAATGATTTCAAAACATTCATGAAAAACACGAAGGCGGCATTCCATGAACATGGCGGCTGGCTGTCAGCAACTTTCCTTATCGGTGCCATTCTTATGTTCCTTCTCTTTGGCATCCTTTTTTATTTGAGCACTGTACTGGAAGAAAAGTATGGTATGCATGGCATACTCAAGGGAGCGGTTTTGGCCATACCGCTGGCGGCATTATGCCTTTCTTCTTATTTGACGGGCAAATGGATCAAGAGCAATGGCAGACTGATGAAATGGATCACATTCACAGGAGCGGTCTGTGCAGGCGTCGTAACGATCGCACTCTATTTCTCGAAAGGAATTGTCTTCATGATGGCTGTCTTCCTTGTTGCGGGTGTGGGAATCGGAGCGGGACTGCCATGTCTGGACTCATTGGTCACAAGCAATATGGAAAAGGATGTGCGGGGCACGATCACGTCCTTGCTGAGCGCCATGCGTTATGTAGGTGTGGCGGCTGGTCCTCCGGCGGTTGCTATTCTGCTGAAGGCGGATCTTATCTGGCTGATTGTGACATTTGCCGGCGCAGCCCTTATTGCAGCCTTGCTCACATTAAAATTCATCAAACCTCCCGTTCCAGAGGAGCAAAGACACAATCCGGTTCCGCATTTACATTAA
- a CDS encoding cation diffusion facilitator family transporter, with translation MSQYDNLRAGEKGALLSITAYLLLSFIKLLAAYIGDSDALFADGLNNTTDVIASVAVLIGLRISRKPPDLEHKYGHFRAETIASLVAAFIMISVGLHVLFDTFERLMEPDYVQPDMLTGWTALGAAFVMMAVHRYNAALAKRIKSSALMAAAQDNRSDGLVSLGAFIGISGAQFGYYWLDPLAGFIVGILICKTAWDIFYDATYSLTDGYDVDRLLKIRQSILQDEDVLEVVEIKARLHGNQSLVDVIIRVDASLNVKESHAITERLEKLLIKKHDIFHTFIHIEP, from the coding sequence ATGAGCCAGTATGATAATTTGCGGGCTGGTGAGAAAGGAGCCTTGCTCAGTATAACAGCTTATTTGCTGTTATCCTTCATCAAACTGCTCGCCGCTTACATCGGGGATTCCGATGCGCTGTTTGCGGACGGGCTTAATAATACAACGGATGTCATAGCATCCGTCGCTGTACTGATAGGATTGCGTATATCGCGGAAGCCGCCCGACCTCGAGCATAAATACGGACATTTCCGGGCGGAGACAATCGCATCGCTTGTCGCTGCATTCATCATGATTTCTGTTGGACTTCATGTCCTGTTCGACACCTTCGAGCGATTGATGGAACCAGACTACGTCCAGCCTGATATGCTGACAGGCTGGACTGCCTTGGGAGCTGCTTTTGTCATGATGGCAGTCCACCGATACAACGCAGCCCTAGCTAAACGCATCAAAAGTTCAGCATTGATGGCTGCCGCTCAGGACAATCGTTCTGACGGATTGGTGAGTTTAGGTGCTTTCATCGGGATTTCGGGAGCCCAGTTCGGCTATTATTGGCTGGATCCGCTGGCTGGATTCATTGTCGGGATATTGATATGCAAAACGGCTTGGGATATTTTCTATGACGCAACGTATTCCCTAACGGATGGATATGATGTGGATAGATTATTAAAAATTCGTCAAAGCATCCTGCAGGATGAGGATGTACTCGAGGTCGTCGAAATCAAAGCCAGGCTCCACGGCAATCAATCCCTGGTCGATGTCATCATCCGGGTCGATGCCTCCCTCAATGTAAAAGAAAGTCACGCCATCACCGAAAGATTGGAAAAGCTGCTCATAAAAAAGCACGACATCTTCCATACCTTCATCCATATCGAACCATAA
- the map gene encoding type I methionyl aminopeptidase, which translates to MINRKSAREIEMMRAAGELLANVHKEIRGMIKPGITTMEIDQFVEEYLAKHGATAEQKGYNGYAYATCASINDEICHGFPRNEPLKNGDIVTIDMVVNLNGGLADSAWTYGVGEISEAAQRLLDVTKESLYKGIEKAQPGARIGDIGHAIQQYAEAEGYSVVRDFTGHGIGPTIHEDPHIPHFGLPNKGPRLKEGMVITIEPMINIGEWGSQMDDNNWTARTIDGSLSAQYEHTIVITKDGPVILTNQDDE; encoded by the coding sequence ATGATCAATCGCAAAAGTGCGCGTGAAATAGAAATGATGCGGGCTGCTGGTGAGCTGCTCGCAAATGTCCATAAGGAGATCCGCGGCATGATCAAGCCGGGTATCACAACAATGGAGATTGACCAGTTTGTCGAGGAGTACTTGGCTAAGCACGGTGCAACAGCAGAGCAAAAGGGTTACAATGGTTATGCTTATGCAACCTGTGCATCCATCAATGATGAAATCTGTCACGGATTCCCAAGGAATGAACCGCTGAAAAATGGGGACATCGTCACTATCGACATGGTCGTGAATTTGAACGGCGGATTAGCTGATTCTGCCTGGACGTATGGAGTGGGTGAAATAAGTGAAGCAGCCCAGCGTTTGCTGGATGTAACCAAGGAATCTTTGTACAAAGGGATCGAAAAAGCACAGCCAGGCGCCCGAATCGGCGATATCGGCCATGCAATCCAACAATATGCGGAAGCAGAAGGTTACTCTGTCGTACGTGATTTCACGGGACACGGAATCGGTCCAACAATCCATGAGGATCCGCATATCCCGCATTTTGGCTTGCCGAACAAAGGACCTCGCCTAAAAGAGGGTATGGTCATCACCATCGAGCCGATGATCAATATCGGGGAGTGGGGCAGCCAGATGGATGATAACAATTGGACGGCCCGTACGATTGACGGTTCTTTGTCCGCTCAATATGAACATACAATCGTCATCACCAAGGATGGCCCTGTCATCCTGACAAATCAAGATGATGAATAA
- the psiE gene encoding phosphate-starvation-inducible protein PsiE, whose amino-acid sequence MRELQRRTAFIAVFLQTILNFTLTILAMILVVFLLKKTVFIFDVLLIQNEEVSYFYLAEGIIVYFLYFEFISLIIKYFTHDYHFPLRYFIYIGITAIIRLIIIDHEHPHTILLYASAIVLLVIALLIANHSNLKDDDQLD is encoded by the coding sequence ATGCGTGAGTTACAGAGAAGGACAGCATTCATAGCTGTGTTTCTCCAGACGATACTGAATTTTACCCTTACCATCCTCGCGATGATCCTCGTTGTTTTCCTATTGAAAAAAACAGTATTCATCTTTGATGTCCTGCTGATCCAGAATGAAGAGGTCAGTTATTTTTATCTGGCTGAAGGCATCATCGTTTATTTTCTTTATTTCGAATTTATCAGCTTGATCATCAAGTACTTTACCCATGACTATCACTTTCCGCTTCGCTATTTTATCTATATTGGGATAACGGCGATCATTCGGCTTATCATCATCGATCATGAACATCCTCACACCATCCTTCTGTATGCATCGGCAATCGTATTGCTTGTGATTGCCCTCTTGATAGCGAATCACTCCAATCTGAAAGACGACGATCAATTGGATTGA
- a CDS encoding ABC transporter ATP-binding protein, with protein sequence MIQIDHVHKQYGNKIAVNDISLTVPSGKIFAFLGPNGAGKSTTIKMITGILPVESGSITINGKDITSDTIAAKKEFGYVPDSPDLFLRLNGLDYLHFIGDIYGIAPDIRTERIERYAKMFSIYEALGNQIKTYSHGMRQKLFITGMLVQQPSVWILDEPMTGLDPKSSYQLKELMRQHAANGHTVFFSSHVLEVVEQLCDEVAIIRKGELLFQGTLPEMRERFQSDDSLEHIFLELTQDA encoded by the coding sequence GTGATACAAATCGACCATGTACATAAACAATATGGAAATAAAATTGCCGTGAACGACATCAGCCTGACAGTTCCAAGCGGAAAGATTTTTGCCTTCCTTGGTCCGAATGGAGCCGGCAAATCAACCACGATCAAAATGATTACCGGAATCCTGCCGGTTGAATCCGGATCGATCACCATCAATGGCAAAGATATTACGTCAGACACCATCGCCGCAAAAAAAGAATTCGGTTATGTTCCTGATAGCCCCGATCTTTTCCTGCGTCTCAATGGCCTTGATTATCTTCACTTCATTGGTGATATTTATGGCATTGCACCGGACATACGGACAGAAAGAATTGAGCGGTACGCAAAAATGTTCAGTATTTATGAGGCATTGGGGAATCAAATCAAGACATATTCGCATGGTATGCGGCAGAAGCTGTTCATAACCGGTATGCTTGTCCAGCAGCCTTCTGTCTGGATCCTTGATGAACCGATGACAGGATTGGATCCAAAATCCTCCTATCAGCTAAAGGAACTGATGCGTCAGCATGCAGCGAACGGACATACCGTCTTTTTCTCCTCACATGTCCTGGAGGTTGTGGAACAGCTTTGTGATGAGGTGGCCATCATCCGTAAAGGCGAGCTTCTGTTCCAGGGAACTCTACCGGAAATGCGGGAGAGATTCCAGTCTGATGATAGCTTGGAGCATATTTTCCTGGAGTTGACACAGGATGCATAA
- a CDS encoding YjcZ family sporulation protein — MSKGNEGGFGFAFLVVLFILLIIVGSSYVGGDHGYGYGHGYHY; from the coding sequence ATGTCTAAAGGAAATGAAGGCGGCTTCGGCTTCGCATTTTTGGTTGTATTGTTCATCCTTTTGATCATTGTCGGTTCATCTTATGTAGGTGGCGATCATGGCTACGGCTATGGGCATGGCTATCACTATTAA